DNA from Desulfitobacterium chlororespirans DSM 11544:
CAAGCATGAAAAGACTGCGCCCAAAGGCAAAAAAATTGATATCCAGTAGTTCCCCTTCAAAAAGAGCGCCGGACTTCCCCGGCGCTCTTTTTGTCTTCTATTCTGTTCCTGCTTTTAAAGCCTCACTCATGGAAACCGAGTGTACCTTCCTGGCACACAGCAGTTTGCTGAACTGATAAGTCAGCATAATCGCCCCAAAGCAAACAATCACATAGATTGGATTAATAACCGTCGGCAGCACCAAATTGATCATCCCGCCCACATAGCCGTAGATGGCACCCATGGAAGCCGCCATGGCCGGAATGCCGATCAGAAATCCGGCCACGATCACCAAGGTCGAGCTGTTCAGGATCAGAGCATTGATCTCACGGCGCCGGTAGCCAAAAATCTTAAATAACGAGATGGTATTCTTATTCTCCTCAATCGTGAGGGAGGTTACCAGATAGATGATAATCAAGCTCACCATACAGGCGATCAGAGTCATCATCCCTACCATGGAAAGCATTGGCCCCAGCAGCTCATCCATAGCGGCCGCAGTCTCACTTAAAGATTTTGTTCCTGCCAGCTGTTCATCAGGAACAGCTAATTTTTCAGTGCTCCAGAGTCCTGTATAGCTGTTGGCAGGCAATCCGAGCTGCCTGTTCAATGCCTCAACAGGCATAAAGATAAACTGCCCTGCGTAGGAATCGGCCACCGCGTCAATAGAGAAAACATAGGGCTGCCCATCCTGCTTGCTGATCAAGCTTACCCTGTCCCCCGCCTTGATTCCCAGCTTTTCCGCCAAAGGCTTGGTTATGTTGATCTGATCATTGGGAAGGGGCTGGCCCTTGCTGTCGGTCAGCGTTAAGAACGCGGAATCCGGCTCTACACCGGTCACATAAAATTCTATTTCTTCCTCGTCTTCAGGATAAAACCTCCCGGCGTTGAAAACTTCCGCCCCTGCCGGCGCTTGCCCGTAGTGCAGGTCCTTAAAGGCGTATTCATATTCGAACCGGTAAGTGCCTTCGGTACTGCTTTTGAACACATAATCCATGGAATTCATGATCGTAAAACCCAAGAGCATAAGGACCGAAGCGCTGATGACCCCCAAAAAAAGGAACAAAAGACGGGAAATGCTTCTCAGCTGCTCCCGCAGCTTGAATTTGGTGCCGAAGGTGAATCTCTCCAGCTTAAAGGCCCGCTCCAGAGCGTTCACTTTGGTTTTTTGTTCACTCCCTTTCATCAACTCCGCCGGGGAACGTCGCAATTCCAGGCGAATGACCAGGTAGCTGCTGAGGCCCAGAAACAGCACAGGCGTCAGTATGCCGATGAGGGCATGCCAAAGGTTCAGTTCAATACCTGCAACAGGAACATTGTAGTAAGAAACCATCCCTGTGATCGACGGTGCCACGGACAACAGGGCCAGCAAGCTTCCTGCCGCGCCTCCCGTAACGGCCAGCAGCAGGGGAATGGCCATATAGTGGCCCATCAGCTCACGCCGCCGGTAGCCCTGGGCGTACAGTGTCCCGATGATCACCCCTTCCCGGCGGATCATGCGCCAGATCATAATGCCGATAATCAGGCAGCACAGCAAAAACATCGCCGCCGGCACCGGAATGCTCATGGTTTTTAAACCGGTGATCGACGCCCAGGCCATCCTGGCCCGTTTATTGTTCATAATGTCAACCCATTCAGATTCTGTGACGCCTTCGGCATGCAAACGCTCCCGGAATTGCACTGCCTGCTGGTTCAGGCTCTGGGTTCTGTCCTGAAACCTGACAGAATAAAAGAGGGACCCGTTGCCGATATCCGCAAATTCCGCAGGGTCGATAACGCCCACACCGAAATTACTGGGGGATACCATGATATCGTAGACATTTTTTAAGGGATAGATATAGTGAGGCAAGGATACATAGCCCACCACCGTAAAGTTTTTACCGGCTGCCTTGATACTGCTTCCCAGTGAATAGCCGTTGGCTTTGGCAAAAGCAGGGTCAAGCAGGATTTCTCCCGGGCCGGCAAGCCCCCGCCCCTCGGTGACCGCCGGGATGTTCAGCTTTTCTGTTTTACTTAAGAGCCGCAGGGTCAGCGAATCCGAGAGGGCAGCGTCAAAACTCCTGTACTCCTCAATGACGGCATGAACCGCTCTCTCCAATTCCCCGCTGTCGGGAATGGCTTTGTCCGTTGCAAAGGACAGATCCTCCTGCTGATGTCCCTCTGTAAAGGTGGTGATCAGCGTATCAAGGTTCTGGGCTATGCCTGCCGCCACAACAAAGGTATAACTGCCAAGAACAATGAGCATAAGAACGCCCAGGTAGCGCAGTGGGTTTTCTTTCAAGATCCGCCAAACTCTCTTGTTCAGCGCCATTACCACTCAATCCTTTCCGCCGGAATAATTACCTGGTTGACTGCTGCTTCCGCGATTTCCCCGGATCTCAGTTTAAACACCCGGTTGGCCATTGCGGCAATCGCTTCATTATGAGTGATCATCAAAATGGTAGTTCCGTATTCTCTGTTCACCCGTTCCAAAAGCTGCAGAATGCTGCGGGAGGTCTGATAATCCAGAGCGCCGGTCGGCTCGTCGCACAGCAGGAGCTGCGGATTTTTGACAATAGCTCTGGCAATAGCGACTCTCTGCTGTTCACCACCGCTTAGTTCTCTGGGGAAACGCCGCTTTTTATCTGTCATTTCCACCGCCGCCAAGACCTCGTCAACGTTCAAGGGCGCTTTGCTGATGTTGGAGACGACTTCAATGTTTTCCCCCACGGTAAGGTTGGGGACCAAATTATAGAACTGGAAGACAAAGCCGATGTCTTCACGCCTGTAATCGGTCAGTTGGTCATCGTTCAAATGGTTGATCTCAACCCCGCCAACCATGACCTCCCCGCTGTCGCCGCGATCCACACCGCCAATGATATTCATCAAGGTCGATTTGCCTGAACCTGAGGGTCCGAGGATGACACCGATCTCCCCCTTTCCCAGCTTCATCCCGATTCCTTTCAAAACTTCATTGGTCATGGCGCCGGATGCGTAGCTTTTCTTTAGGTTCGAAACCTCAATAAACATGCTCCTGCTCCTCCTTCTTATAGAAACAGCGCTTCAATATATCGAAATACCCATCCCACTCCCGAAGCAGGTCAAGGCTCAGATCTTCAAAGGACTCGACCCGGTCCCTTTGCTGTTCGGCAAAACTTAAGATAGTCCAGGTAATAATATTGAGCATTTTTTCCCGCTCCATATCTTCACGAAATTTTGTCCAATCAATATTTTCATACCCTCTGCCCAGACCGTCGGCAATGAGATGCCTGCCCGTTTCAGCGATTTCCGCTTTCACTTCCCCTGCATCCTCATGGGCTGCGACTTTGAGAAAATTAATGGCATGGGGAAACTTTTTGTAAATCTTGAATTTAACCAGGCCGATTTTCCTCATTCTTTCAAAAAGATCGGTTTCCTGCCAATCCACCTCATCATAAATGCTTTCGATGACCTCTACCACATAGTCCAGCAGAAACAAATACAGCTCCTTTTTCGTGTTAAAATAGCTGAACAATGAGCCTTTGGAGATGTCTGCTTCTTTGGTCATCTCATTGGTCGATGCCTTTTCATAACCATTGCGGGCAAATTCTTTAAGGGCCGCATTAATGATACGTTCCCTTTTCTCCGCTTCTAAGCTATAGAATTTTGGATAAATGACAGCCACCTCATTTCTATCTAGTTCTATATTGAGATAAATCACAATGACCCAAGTGGTCATTTTTATAATACTGCAAAATGACCACTTGGGTCAAGATACTTCCGCGTGCAGCAAACCATTTCTGTTCGCCTTGAAAATACAAAAAAATGCCGCCTAAGCCTGACGAAGCTTTGGCGGCATTTTCTGATTCCCAACCACAGCACAGCGTTAATGCCGCAAAGGGTCCTTCATCTCTAAACCTTAATAAGACGCACCTTTATTTTACCCGCCTATTTACTCTTTATCAGCACATGGCAATCTTCCGCGTATCCATGCCTCTAAACGTTCACAATAGATCTTTGCAAAAAAAGCCGCTCGGGCCTGAAGGGCCTGGCGGCAGACTATAATTTCTATAATAAATTATGGTATTCTCTTCTTCCATCAACAATGGCGTATATAATTACTGCTTTTTCTTCCTGATCTATTTTGTAAAACACAAGATGTTTTTCAACTATTA
Protein-coding regions in this window:
- a CDS encoding ABC transporter permease; translation: MALNKRVWRILKENPLRYLGVLMLIVLGSYTFVVAAGIAQNLDTLITTFTEGHQQEDLSFATDKAIPDSGELERAVHAVIEEYRSFDAALSDSLTLRLLSKTEKLNIPAVTEGRGLAGPGEILLDPAFAKANGYSLGSSIKAAGKNFTVVGYVSLPHYIYPLKNVYDIMVSPSNFGVGVIDPAEFADIGNGSLFYSVRFQDRTQSLNQQAVQFRERLHAEGVTESEWVDIMNNKRARMAWASITGLKTMSIPVPAAMFLLCCLIIGIMIWRMIRREGVIIGTLYAQGYRRRELMGHYMAIPLLLAVTGGAAGSLLALLSVAPSITGMVSYYNVPVAGIELNLWHALIGILTPVLFLGLSSYLVIRLELRRSPAELMKGSEQKTKVNALERAFKLERFTFGTKFKLREQLRSISRLLFLFLGVISASVLMLLGFTIMNSMDYVFKSSTEGTYRFEYEYAFKDLHYGQAPAGAEVFNAGRFYPEDEEEIEFYVTGVEPDSAFLTLTDSKGQPLPNDQINITKPLAEKLGIKAGDRVSLISKQDGQPYVFSIDAVADSYAGQFIFMPVEALNRQLGLPANSYTGLWSTEKLAVPDEQLAGTKSLSETAAAMDELLGPMLSMVGMMTLIACMVSLIIIYLVTSLTIEENKNTISLFKIFGYRRREINALILNSSTLVIVAGFLIGIPAMAASMGAIYGYVGGMINLVLPTVINPIYVIVCFGAIMLTYQFSKLLCARKVHSVSMSEALKAGTE
- a CDS encoding ABC transporter ATP-binding protein; translated protein: MFIEVSNLKKSYASGAMTNEVLKGIGMKLGKGEIGVILGPSGSGKSTLMNIIGGVDRGDSGEVMVGGVEINHLNDDQLTDYRREDIGFVFQFYNLVPNLTVGENIEVVSNISKAPLNVDEVLAAVEMTDKKRRFPRELSGGEQQRVAIARAIVKNPQLLLCDEPTGALDYQTSRSILQLLERVNREYGTTILMITHNEAIAAMANRVFKLRSGEIAEAAVNQVIIPAERIEW
- a CDS encoding TetR/AcrR family transcriptional regulator, whose product is MTTWVIVIYLNIELDRNEVAVIYPKFYSLEAEKRERIINAALKEFARNGYEKASTNEMTKEADISKGSLFSYFNTKKELYLFLLDYVVEVIESIYDEVDWQETDLFERMRKIGLVKFKIYKKFPHAINFLKVAAHEDAGEVKAEIAETGRHLIADGLGRGYENIDWTKFREDMEREKMLNIITWTILSFAEQQRDRVESFEDLSLDLLREWDGYFDILKRCFYKKEEQEHVY